ATACGAAAGATTCCATCTTGCTTGCAGCGCAATTTATTACAAATTTACAACAGCTTGTTGCACGTCGTATTAATCCATTGCGTCCTGCGGTAGTATCTATTGGTCATATTGAGGCGTTAAATCCTTTTAATGTCATTGCAGACCAAGTCTATATGAAAGGGACTGTCCGTACCTTCCATGAGGAGGAGCGCGATTTACTGGAGCGTGAAATTGAGGAGCTATTAAAGGCAACTTGTTATTTAACAAAAGCGGACTATGAATATGAGTTTCGTCGTGGTTACCCGCCAGTGGTGAATCATGCAGCAGAAACAGAGCATGTGATGGCGTCAGCAAGAAAAGTAGCGGATGTCGAAGCGGTTGAATTTGTTGACCCAACTATGGGTGGTGAGGATTTTGCGTACTATTTAGAGGAAATACCAGGGGCATTTTTCTTTACGGGGGCAAAAAATCCACAATGGCAAGAAGTCTATCCACACCATCATCCAAAATTCGATATTGATGAACGTTCATTGCGGATTGCCGCCAATGTTTTAGGTCAAGCAACGTTAGATTATTTGGCAAATGACCATTAAAGCAAAGCATCGCTTGTTTGCGTGCAGACTGGGAAGAATAGTAGCTAAGCATTTAACAATTTTATTGAGCAATATTAATAATAGATAGCCAAAAGAGGCGTTGTCTATCATGGACAATGCCTCTTTTTTTGCACAATATCACAGAAGGAGCTGTCCAATATTGGATAGCTCCTTCTGTGATATTGTGTCATTTTGGACACATATAGGTTGTTAGAAAGCAAATACTAACATTAAAGTAAGCCTTGTTCGCGAAGTTTACGCTTCATTTTAAAAGCTGTCATGAAAATGACACAAGTAGCTACAATACCTGCTATTACTCCCCAAATATTGCTTGCTGCTACTGAATACCCGATAGAACACATTGCTAGCACAGCTGCTAGTGCATAAATGGCCATTACGATTTTTCCGCGATTCATAACCGAGCCTCCTAATTTATAGTAAATTTGTGATTAAAAATATTTTTTTAGAATGATAGAAATTCTAATAAGGACATTTACATCCTTCTTGTGCTATAATATCACAGTTAAACATTCGAAAAAAGAATATGGAGTGGAATAATGACAAACTTACGTCAAGATCTTCGCAATATCGCAATTATCGCCCACGTTGACCATGGTAAAACTACCTTAGTCGACCAATTATTAAAACAATCTGGTACATTCCGTTCAAACGAACGTGTTGAAGAACGTGCAATGGACTCTAACGATATCGAACGTGAACGTGGTATTACAATATTAGCAAAAAATACTGCTGTCAACTATAACGGAACTCGTATCAACATCCTTGATACGCCTGGACACGCCGACTTTGGTGGTGAGGTAGAACGTATTTTAAAAATGGTAGATGGCGTTTTACTAGTTGTCGATGCGTATGAGGGTTGTATGCCGCAAACACGCTTCGTACTGAAAAAAGCGTTAGAGCAAAAGTTAACACCGATTGTAGTAGTGAACAAAGTAGATAAAGACTCAGCTCGTCCACTTGAAGTAGTAGATGAAGTATTAGAGTTATTCATCGAATTAGGTGCAGATGACGATCAATTAGACTTCCCAGTAGTGTATGCTTCAGGTGTAAATGGTACGGCTTCTTTAGATGCTGATCCATCTAAACAAGAAGAAAATATGAAATGTCTATTTGAAAAAATTATTGAAGCTATCCCAGCGCCAGTTGATAACTCAGAGGAACCATTACAATTCCAAGTAGCTTTACTTGACTATAATGACTTCGTTGGACGTATCGGAATTGGTCGCGTATTCCGCGGAACAATTTCTGTAGGTCAACAAGTTGCTCTGATGAAATTAGACGGTACAGTGAAAAACTTCCGTGTAACAAAAATCTTTGGTTTCTTCGGCTTAAAACGTGAAGAAGTTGAGACAGCAAAAGCTGGTGACTTAATCGCCGTTTCTGGTATGGAAGATATCAACGTAGGAGAAACAGTTTGCCCTGTTGAGCATCAAGAAGCGCTTACGCCTTTACGTATCGATGAGCCAACTTTACAAATGACTTTCTTAGTAAACAATTCTCCATTTGCAGGTCGTGAAGGGAAATGGGTTACTTCTCGTAAAGTAGAAGAGCGTTTACGTGCTCAATTACAAACAGACGTATCTTTACGCGTTGAAGATACAGATTCTCCAGATGCTTGGACAGTTTCAGGTCGTGGTGAGCTTCACTTATCAATCCTGATTGAAAATATGCGTCGTGAAGGTTTTGAATTACAAGTATCAAAACCACAAGTAATCGTGCGTGAAATCGATGGTGTTAAATGTGAACCATTCGAACGTGTTCAAATCGATGTACCTGAAGAAAATGTTGGTTCTATTATTGAATCTATTGGTACTCGTAAAGGTGAAATGCTTGATATGGTGAACAACGGAAGTGGACAAGTGCGTTTAACGTTCTTAGTACCAGCTCGTGGATTAATCGGTTATACAACTGAATTTATGTCGATGACAAAAGGTTTCGGTATTATCAACCATACGTTTGATTGCTACCAACCATTATTACCAGGGAAAATTGGTGGTCGTCACCAAGGTGTACTAGTTTCAATGGAAACTGGTAAATCAACAACTTATGGTATGATGCAGATTGAAGACCGTGGTACACTATTCTTGGAGCCAGGTACAGACATTTACGAAGGTATGATTGTTGGCGAAAATACTCGTGACGCTGATATCACTGTAAATATTACAAAAATGAAACAAAAAACAAACATCCGTTCAGCAAATAAAGACCAAACGAATGTTATTAAAAAACCACGTATTTTATCTCTAGAAGAAGCGCTTGAATACCTAGGTGATGATGAGTACTTAGAAATCACACCTGAATCAATTCGCCTTCGTAAAAAAATTCTAGATAAAAACGAACGTGAGAAAGCAGCGAAAAAATTAAAAAACGCTGAACAATAATTTTCCGCTGATATGAAAGGGAGAGGGAGTCTTGGATATAAAGTCCGCTTTATTGGGTGAACTAAATGTTATTCAAGTTGCTGCATCAACAAATGCAGAGGAAACAACAAAGGTTTATGGGAGAATGGCTGGTATTACAAGATTTCTGTATGAAAATTTACCAAGCTATGAAGTTGCAGGCTATGTTGTATTTCTTCTTGTCTTTGTACTTTCTGCAATTGTCTATAAATTAGGCTTTGCAAAAAAGTTAAAGCTATCTCAAAATATTGTCATTTATGTGTTCCTATTTTTGGGGTGTATTATGTTGACATTTTTCGCGTTATTCCTACCTATGATTGAAGGCCTCATCGTAGCGGCGTTAATTTTGATTGTATACAAAACACGTATGTGGCGAGAAAAAAGAGAAGAGCAACAAGCTGCCAATCAATGATAGTAGCTTGGCTCCTTTACCATAAAACTTACCTTAAGTTTTAAGGGCATAAAAAAGTCTTAGCATTTATTTGCTAGGGCTTTTTTTCTTTAATAGAGAAAATTTTTACGACTTAGGCAATCTACCTATGAAAGAACAGCTGTGCATCTATGTTCAATCAATTGAATGACATATGACAAAATGGTTGGCACCTAAATCTTCTAACGTGAATAAGTTAGTCTCGATAGGCTATTTATCAATCAAGGAGGAAATGGAATGCGTTGGCTTAAAAAAGGTTTGTTATTTAGTAGTATTGCTTTGTTGCTCCTTTCATTGGCAGCGTGTAATAAAGCGGAGCTAGAAAAAGTAAAGGTCGGAGAAGTGACGCGCTCGATTTTCTATGCTCCGCAATATGTAGCGCTGGAAAAAGGTTTTTTTGAAGAGGAAGGACTTTCTGTTGAGCTACAAACGATTGCCGGTGGCGATAAAACGATGACAGCGTTACTTTCAGATGGCATTGATATTGCCTTAGTTGGCTCAGAAACATCCATTTATGTAACAGCTCAAGGTGCGAACGATCCGATTCAAAACTTTGCACAATTAACACAAACAGATGGAACATTTTTAGTAGCCCGTGAAAAGATGGATAATTTTTCATGGGAAGATGTGAAAGGATCTACATTTTTAGGGCAACGTAAAGGTGGAATGCCACAAATGGCTGGCGAATTTGTCTTGAAAAAGCATGGCATTGATCCTACGAAAGATTTAACACTTATTCAAAATATTGATTTTGCAAATATCGCTACAGCCTTTGCTTCTGGAACAGGAGATTATGTTCAGTTGTTTGAACCGACAGCGAGTGTGTTTGAAAAAGAAGGGAAAGGTTATATTGTTGCTTCATTTGGCACGGAATCAGGCCATTTACCATACACGTCCTTTATGGCGAAAAGTAGTTACTTAAAGGATGATGCTAAAACAGCGCAAGGATTTACTAATGCGCTGAAGCGAGCACAAGATTTTGTACAAGAGAAAAGTGCGGCAGAAGTGGCAAAAATAATTCAGCCGTATTTTGAAAATGTTGATGTAGCGTTAATTGAGACGGTGGTCGAACGTTATAAATCACAAGGCTCTTATGCAACAGATCCAATTTTGGATGAAGAAGAGTGGGATAACTTACAAACAATTATGGAGGAAGCAGGTGAACTTCCTCAACGAGTAAAATATGAAGAGCTTGTGAATACAAAGTTTGCAAAAAAGGCTGCAGAGTAAATGGAATTTTTAAAACTAGATCATGTTCACCATAGTTATTTTTCTAGTACGCAGGCAAAGGAAGTTTTAAGAGATATTAATCTAGATATTCGTGAAGGGGAGTTTGTTTCTTTTATAGGACCAAGTGGCTGTGGAAAAACGACACTCTTGTCCATTATTGCTGGGTTATTTCCTGCAACGGAAGGCAAGGTTTTTATTGATGGCGAAATTATTGCGCCACATAATCAGGCACTTATCGGCTACATGCTTCAACAAGATTATCTATTCCCGTGGAAAACGATTGAGGACAATGTCACCATTGGTTTAAAAATCATGCAGCGGGATAATAAAACGCATAAAGTAACGGCCAATGCGCTCTTACATGAAATTGGGTTGCCACATGTCGGAAGTTATTATCCGAGGGAATTATCCGGAGGAATGCGTCAACGCGTAGCACTTGCAAGGACTTTAGCGGTTAATCCGAAAATATTATTGCTAGATGAACCTTTTTCAGCGCTCGATTATCAATCTAAGTTAAAGCTTGAAGATTTAGTTGTTGAAACATTAAAGGCCTATCAGAAAACGGCGATTCTTGTCACACATGATATTGGTGAGGCAATTGCTATGAGTGAAAGGGTATTTCTTTTCTCGGCTAATCCAGGCATGTTACACAAAGTGTTTGAAATACCTTCTGAGTTACAACAATTATCTCCGTTCGATGTAAGGCAACATCCAGCTTATTCAGATGTATTCCAAACGATTTGGAAGGAGCTGGAGAGTCTTGGATAATACATTGTTTAAACAATATCAACAATTGCTAAAGAAGGAAAAGCGCTTCGTTCGTCTATATCAAATCATTATTTTACTGGTCTTTTTTGGGGGGTGGGAGCTGCTCTCGAGGCTTGAATGGATTGACCGTTTAATATTTAGCTCACCAACCTATGTATGGCAAACGTTTATTGAAAAAGTAAGCGACGGCTCACTCACATTACATGTTGGTGTGACGTTAATGGAGACGATTATCGGCTTTATTGCCGGAACATTATTAGGGACCTTGATTGCAACTGTCCTCTGGTGGTCTCCGATGTTATCCAAAATTTTAGATCCGTATTTAGTAATATTAAATGCCATGCCAAAAGTGGCGTTAGGGCCGATTTTAATCGTTGCACTTGGACCAGGTTATTTTTCGATTATTGCAATGGGTGCACTAATATCTATCATCATTACTACCATTGTTGTGTACACTGCTTTTAAAGGTGTCGATCCCAATTACAGTAAAGTGTTACAAACTTTTGGGGCAACTCGTTGGCAAACTTTTAAAGAGGTGATTTTGCCTGCTTCTTTTCCTACAATTATTTCGACTCTGAAAGTGAATGTTGGTTTGTCATGGGTTGGTGTGATTGTCGGTGAGTTTTTAGTTGCCTCCAAGGGGCTTGGTTATTTAATTATTTATGGCTTCCAAGTATTTAACTTTAATCTTGTCCTTATGTCACTGCTCATTATCGCTTTCTTCGCGACAATTATGTATCAAGTTGTCGAATTGCTGGAAAAAGTGATTATCAAAAATAATGGTTAAGTAAAAAACGCAAAACCTGTACTAATAGGGTTTTGCGTTTTGTACTGTTAAATCTGCTAGAGACGAGCGCTTTTTAAATTGTATGAGTGCCTGTCACTTAAAATTCTTTGTCCATTTGTGGTGAGGTACGGTAAAAGCGGAAATTTCCCGTTTCAATACGTGCCACTGTATTTTCCTTAATTCGATCATGGCATGTGTCGCACATATACGTATGAATCGGACGATTACGTAGTTTTTTTGCTAACGGTAAATCATCATCTAACTGGTTAATAGTATCGCAAATGACACATTTTACGCGCATCGCATTCCCTCCCTATTCCGCACGAATGGCTAACACATTTTTGATAGGGCTGTCTACATTGGAGCCGTCTCCAAATAATACATGAACGGGTCCATCTTCAGTTAAAGGTTTGCCGTCCTGACTGTATTTAAAAATTAATGTCTGTGCTTCTTCAATTGTAAATGCATGTTCTTCCCCGTTTTTGCATTCAATGACGATTTTTGTCGCTTCGGGTTTAACTTCAGCATTTTTCAAGAAGTGACTTAATTCGATACCGAACGTGCCCGTTTCCATTCCTTTGCGGTCGAATTTTCGTTCTGATTTTAATGTTGGTGGGAAAGTAGCACCTTCCATGATTTCACGTGACCAGTGAGCACCGACTTCGCGCATATATTTTGTATCCGCATCTTCCTCTACTTCACTTGCATGGAAGTACGTATTTAAGTCTAATTTACGATCGTCAAAAATCCAAACTGTTGGATCTAATGTTAGTTGATACGAAACTGCACCCTTAATAGGAATAATTGTTTCCATAATAGAAATCCTCCTCAAATCTTGTATATCCATGAATTAGTATAACGCTAATGCAAGGAGATAATAAAGAAATATAATTCGGATTGTTTATTTTCCAACGAAGACACTTGCAATTTTACCGACTAAAAGATAAACTTTATTAAGATAGAATCGAAGAAATATCAGATAATGGGGGCGTCCTCATGGATACGAAATCACAAACTTCCTTTCAAGAGAAGGCTTTGGAGCTTTTAGTTGCTGATGCAGATAAAATTGCTCGCCTCATTCGAGTACAAATGGATCATTTAACGATGCCACAATGCCCTTTATATGAAGAAGTATTAGATACACAAATGTTCGGCCTTTCACGTGAAATTGACTTTGCTGTGAAGCTTGGACTGATTGAACGCGAAAAAGGCAAGGCCATTCTCGATTCACTCGAGAAGGAACTTTCTGTACTACATGACGCGTATACAGACAAATAAAAAGAAAAAACTCAAACGCTGCTTGCGATTTGAGTTTTTTTTCTAGAACGAGGTTTTCCAATGAAACAATACTTAAAACGATATGCTCAAAATTTTGATTACCCATTATTTTTTACGGTTTTGTTGTTAAGTTTATTTGGCTTAGTAATGATTTATAGCTCAAGTATGATGGTGGCAATCGTCCACAAAGAACAAGCACCTGATTATTTTTATCAAAAACAACTCATTAACTTAGCAGTCGCGTCTTTAGGATTTGTGGCCGCAGCATTTTTCCCTTATAAGCATTATGCAAATAAGAATATTATGTTGTTACTGACGATTGTGTTAATTGTGCTCTTTACTTGGGTAAAAGTAGCTGGTAATGGGGCAGAGGAAGTAGGCTCTCAAAGTTGGATTAGTGTACCAGGATTGGGGAATTTCCAGCCTTCCGAATATGCGAAACTATTTATAATTTTATATTTTGCAGCAGCATTTTATCGGAAATCTCAAAAATATACATTTGAAAAGCTTCAGCCAACAGAGATTTTTTATCCGATTTTCCTGTGGATACTTGTTGTAGCTGGTGTAGCCTTTGAAACAGATTTAGGGGCAGTTATTATTTTATGTGGTATCGCTGTATCTGTGGTCGCAGCAAGTGGTATTCCTTTTAAAACGTTTTGGAAGTTTTTTGGTGTTTTAGGTGCATTTGGTACAGCTATTCTAGGCATGCTCTGGCTATTTAAAGGTGAATTATTAAAAGGGAACCGTAAAGGACGTATCGAATCTTATTTTAATCCATTTGATTTTGAAAATGGAGTGGGTCACCAAGTTGTCAATAGCTATTATGCAATTGGCGGTGGCGGTCTAGAAGGTAGAGGACTCGGTCAATCTATTCAAAAATTAGGTTATTTGCCTGAGCCACAAACCGATTTTATTATGGCGATTGTAATGGAGGAACTTGGCGTTTGGGGAGTTCTAATCGTCTTAGGTGGTTTAGGATTTATTGTATATAAAGGTTTTTCCATTGCATTGCGAACAAAAGATCCACTAGCACGTATGATTGCTGCTGGGATTGCGAGCTGGATTGCCTGGCAATCGTTTATTAATCTTGGGGGTGTAACCGGGTTAATCCCGTTAACCGGTGTCACGCTGCCTTTCATTAGTTACGGCGGGACATCTATAATTTTGCTATCTTTAGCTATGGGGATATTGATTAATGTTTCCATGTTCGAAAAGGTAGAAAGAAGGAAATCACAAACATAAGGGGGATACCTATGGAATCAATCAACAAAATCCTTGTAGCCAATCGGGGAGAAATTGCAATTCGAATTTTCCGTGCGTGTACGGAGCTCAACATTCACACAGTCGCTATTTATTCACGTGAGGACAGTGGAGCATTCCATCGCTTTAAAGCGGATGAAGCTTATTTAGTAGGGGCAGGCAAGAAACCAATCGATGCGTATTTAGATATTGAAGGCATCATTGCAATCGCTAAGGATGCAGGCGTTGATGCGATTCATCCAGGGTATGGTTTTTTATCAGAAAACGTGGAATTTGCACGTCGTTGTGAGGAAGAGGGCATTTTATTTATCGGTCCAACTTCACAACATTTAGATATGTTTGGAGATAAGGTAAAAGCGCGTGAACAAGCCATTAACGCAGATATTCCTGTTATTCCGGGTACGGATGGTCCAGTTGCTTCAGTAGAAGAAGTACAAGCTTTTGGTGAACAATATGGATACCCGCTTATGATTAAAGCTTCTTTAGGTGGCGGTGGACGCGGCATGCGTGTTGTGCAAACAAAGGACGATGTTGCATCTGCTTACGAACGTGCCAAATCAGAGG
This DNA window, taken from Lysinibacillus sp. FSL M8-0337, encodes the following:
- a CDS encoding FtsW/RodA/SpoVE family cell cycle protein; protein product: MKQYLKRYAQNFDYPLFFTVLLLSLFGLVMIYSSSMMVAIVHKEQAPDYFYQKQLINLAVASLGFVAAAFFPYKHYANKNIMLLLTIVLIVLFTWVKVAGNGAEEVGSQSWISVPGLGNFQPSEYAKLFIILYFAAAFYRKSQKYTFEKLQPTEIFYPIFLWILVVAGVAFETDLGAVIILCGIAVSVVAASGIPFKTFWKFFGVLGAFGTAILGMLWLFKGELLKGNRKGRIESYFNPFDFENGVGHQVVNSYYAIGGGGLEGRGLGQSIQKLGYLPEPQTDFIMAIVMEELGVWGVLIVLGGLGFIVYKGFSIALRTKDPLARMIAAGIASWIAWQSFINLGGVTGLIPLTGVTLPFISYGGTSIILLSLAMGILINVSMFEKVERRKSQT
- a CDS encoding ABC transporter ATP-binding protein; this translates as MEFLKLDHVHHSYFSSTQAKEVLRDINLDIREGEFVSFIGPSGCGKTTLLSIIAGLFPATEGKVFIDGEIIAPHNQALIGYMLQQDYLFPWKTIEDNVTIGLKIMQRDNKTHKVTANALLHEIGLPHVGSYYPRELSGGMRQRVALARTLAVNPKILLLDEPFSALDYQSKLKLEDLVVETLKAYQKTAILVTHDIGEAIAMSERVFLFSANPGMLHKVFEIPSELQQLSPFDVRQHPAYSDVFQTIWKELESLG
- a CDS encoding DUF5325 family protein, which encodes MNRGKIVMAIYALAAVLAMCSIGYSVAASNIWGVIAGIVATCVIFMTAFKMKRKLREQGLL
- a CDS encoding YlaN family protein; amino-acid sequence: MDTKSQTSFQEKALELLVADADKIARLIRVQMDHLTMPQCPLYEEVLDTQMFGLSREIDFAVKLGLIEREKGKAILDSLEKELSVLHDAYTDK
- a CDS encoding YlaI family protein, with the translated sequence MRVKCVICDTINQLDDDLPLAKKLRNRPIHTYMCDTCHDRIKENTVARIETGNFRFYRTSPQMDKEF
- a CDS encoding ABC transporter substrate-binding protein; protein product: MRWLKKGLLFSSIALLLLSLAACNKAELEKVKVGEVTRSIFYAPQYVALEKGFFEEEGLSVELQTIAGGDKTMTALLSDGIDIALVGSETSIYVTAQGANDPIQNFAQLTQTDGTFLVAREKMDNFSWEDVKGSTFLGQRKGGMPQMAGEFVLKKHGIDPTKDLTLIQNIDFANIATAFASGTGDYVQLFEPTASVFEKEGKGYIVASFGTESGHLPYTSFMAKSSYLKDDAKTAQGFTNALKRAQDFVQEKSAAEVAKIIQPYFENVDVALIETVVERYKSQGSYATDPILDEEEWDNLQTIMEEAGELPQRVKYEELVNTKFAKKAAE
- a CDS encoding ABC transporter permease; translated protein: MDNTLFKQYQQLLKKEKRFVRLYQIIILLVFFGGWELLSRLEWIDRLIFSSPTYVWQTFIEKVSDGSLTLHVGVTLMETIIGFIAGTLLGTLIATVLWWSPMLSKILDPYLVILNAMPKVALGPILIVALGPGYFSIIAMGALISIIITTIVVYTAFKGVDPNYSKVLQTFGATRWQTFKEVILPASFPTIISTLKVNVGLSWVGVIVGEFLVASKGLGYLIIYGFQVFNFNLVLMSLLIIAFFATIMYQVVELLEKVIIKNNG
- the typA gene encoding translational GTPase TypA; this translates as MTNLRQDLRNIAIIAHVDHGKTTLVDQLLKQSGTFRSNERVEERAMDSNDIERERGITILAKNTAVNYNGTRINILDTPGHADFGGEVERILKMVDGVLLVVDAYEGCMPQTRFVLKKALEQKLTPIVVVNKVDKDSARPLEVVDEVLELFIELGADDDQLDFPVVYASGVNGTASLDADPSKQEENMKCLFEKIIEAIPAPVDNSEEPLQFQVALLDYNDFVGRIGIGRVFRGTISVGQQVALMKLDGTVKNFRVTKIFGFFGLKREEVETAKAGDLIAVSGMEDINVGETVCPVEHQEALTPLRIDEPTLQMTFLVNNSPFAGREGKWVTSRKVEERLRAQLQTDVSLRVEDTDSPDAWTVSGRGELHLSILIENMRREGFELQVSKPQVIVREIDGVKCEPFERVQIDVPEENVGSIIESIGTRKGEMLDMVNNGSGQVRLTFLVPARGLIGYTTEFMSMTKGFGIINHTFDCYQPLLPGKIGGRHQGVLVSMETGKSTTYGMMQIEDRGTLFLEPGTDIYEGMIVGENTRDADITVNITKMKQKTNIRSANKDQTNVIKKPRILSLEEALEYLGDDEYLEITPESIRLRKKILDKNEREKAAKKLKNAEQ
- a CDS encoding YlaH-like family protein, coding for MDIKSALLGELNVIQVAASTNAEETTKVYGRMAGITRFLYENLPSYEVAGYVVFLLVFVLSAIVYKLGFAKKLKLSQNIVIYVFLFLGCIMLTFFALFLPMIEGLIVAALILIVYKTRMWREKREEQQAANQ